The Pseudarthrobacter sp. BIM B-2242 region CGCAGTCAACCGCATGATCGAGGTCGGCCTCCGTGGTGTCGAGTTCATCGCTATCAACACGGATGCACAGGCACTGTTGATGAGCGACGCCGACGTCAAACTCGATGTCGGCCGCGAGCTGACCCGCGGTCTCGGCGCCGGCGCCAATCCTGAGGTCGGCAAGCAGGCTGCGGAGGACCACGCTGACGAGATCGAAGAAGTCATTCGTGGCGCAGACATGGTCTTTGTGACCGCCGGCGAAGGTGGCGGCACCGGCACCGGCGGCGCGCCGGTTGTAGCACGCATCGCCCGTTCCCTTGGGGCGCTGACCATCGGCGTGGTTACCAGGCCGTTCACCTTTGAAGGCCGCCGGCGCGCGGGCTCGGCAGAGGCCGGCATTGATGCGCTGCGCGACGAAGTCGACACCCTGATCGTGATCCCCAACGACAGGCTCCTGTCCATCAGCGACCGCAACGTCTCCGTTCTGGACGCTTTCCGCTCGGCCGACCAGGTCCTGCTCTCCGGTGTCCAGGGCATCACAGACCTCATCACCACCCCCGGCCTGATCAACCTTGACTTCGCCGACGTCAAGTCAGTCATGCAGGGTGCAGGCTCGGCCCTCATGGGCATCGGCTCCGCCCGTGGCGAGGACCGTGCCGTGAAGGCGGCCGAACTGGCCATTGCCTCCCCGCTGCTTGAAGCCTCCATCGACGGCGCGCACGGTGTCCTGCTGTCCATTCAGGGCGGATCGGACCTCGGCCTGTTCGAAATCAACGAAGCCGCCCGCCTGGTCCAGGAAGTTGCTCACCCAGAAGCCAACATCATCTTCGGCGCCGTGATCGATGACGCCCTCGGCGACGAGGCCCGTGTCACTGTCATCGCTGCAGGCTTCGACGACGTCAAGGCCACCTCGCCGTCCATGGACCAGTCCCAGCCCCAGGTGGCCCCGCAGCGGCCCGCCGCGGCTCCCGCCCCGGCCCAGGCGCCTACCTCGGGCGGCGGCAGCCACCAGCTGAACGCTCAGCCCGTCCACGCCGGCGTGGGTTCGTCCGGACTGAGCAACTGGGGCCAGCAGCGTCCGTCAGCGGTCCCGGCCGACTCAGGTTTCGACGTCGACCTCCCCTCAGTGGTGGAGCCGGATCTCTCGGGGAACCGCTCGGACGATCTGGATGTCCCCGACTTCCTGAAGTAGGGCACGGCTTGTTCCTTTGGCGGGCTGAAGTCTCACCCGGTGTGAGTGTGGCGTTCACGGACACCCGCGCCGGCAACCTGGCCCTTCACGTCGGTGACAATGCCGGCGACGTGCTCCGGCGCCGGAGGGAGCTGGAGCACGCTGCAGGCCTTGCAACCGGATCCCTCAGGTTCATGGAGCAGGTTCACGGCACGGCGGTGGAAGTGATGGAGTCCGGGACGCCCGCACCTACCGCGGACGCCATGGTGTCACGGGGACTTCCCCTTGCCGTTATGGTGGCCGACTGCATCCCCGTGGTCCTGGTGGGGGAGGGCCCTGAAGGTCCTGTTTTAGCGGCCGTCCATGCGGGCCGTCCGGGGATCGCCAACGGCATCCTGCCCGCAGCCGTCCGGCGGATGCAGGCGGAAGGCGCCACGGCCATCCGCGCCTGGCTGGGGCCCTCAATCTGCGGAAGCTGCTATGAGGTACCGGCCGAACTGCGCGCCCAAGTGGCCCGGCAGGTTCCGTCAACGTCCGCCACGACATCGTGGGGAACCCCTGCACTCGATCTTCCGGCCGGGGCACGTACCCAGCTGGAGCGGGCCGGCGTCGTCATCGAGTATGCGGGTCCGTGCACGCTGGAAAATGACTCGCTGTATTCGTACCGTCGCTCCAGCACCACCGGGCGCTTCGCGGGACTCGTGTGGTCCCATGACTGAGCGATTGTTGGATCCCGCGGATCGGATGTCCGAACTCGCGGAGCGGCTCGCAGCCGTTCAGCGGCGCATTGACGCTGCCGCCGCGGCCGCCGGGCGGGCCGGTGGGCCGCCCACGCTGATTGTGGTCACCAAGTTCCATCCGGCCGCAGACATCGCGCGGCTCGCTGCCCTGGGCGTGCGTGACGTCGGCGAGAACAGGGACCAGGAAGCCTCAGCCAAGGCAGCGGAACTGGCAGACCTTGGACTCAACTGGCATTTCGTCGGCCAGCTGCAAAGCAAAAAAGCCAAGTCGGTTGCGAAATATGCTCACGCCCTCCATTCCGTGGACAGGCCGGGACTGGTTGACGGCCTCCAGCGGGCCGTGGCGGCGGAACAGGACAGGACCGGCCGGGAAGCCCTGCGGTGCTTCATCCAGGTCAGTCTTGACGCCGACGCCGGTGCCCACCGCGGCGGTGCCGCGCCGGATGACGTGCCGCATTTGGCCGACCTGCTGGCCTCGGCCGGAGCACTGGAACTCGCCGGCGTCATGGCGGTGGCGCCGTTGGGTGGCAGCCCGGAGGCAGCGTTCGAAAAGCTTGCTGCCATCTCAGCGTCCCTGGTGGCCCGGCACCCGGGTGCCACGGCCATCTCGGCAGGCATGAGCCAGGACCTCGAAGCGGCAATCCGGTTCGGGGCGACACACCTGCGAATCGGTTCCGATATTCTCGGATCGCGTCCCGCCGTGGGGTAGCGTCGAGCACATAGGAAGTGAGTGGCGGGGGATTCCAGTGCTGTCAAGTTATTGGGCGGCCCGCCTACGGATACGATTAGGAGTCGACCATGGCCGGCGCTCTGCGCAAGACAATGATCTATCTTGGGCTCGCCGACGGCGATGAACACTACGAGTCCGAGCACACCACAACACGTAAGGACGAGGACGAATCCATGGAAGCTGACCGCGAGGAACGCCGGGCCCCGGCACCGGTACGCGAAGTCAGCCGTGAATCGTCGGACGCCCCTGAAGAGGAATACCGCGCACCTGTGACCCCCATCAAGCGTGCGGCCTCGAGCCGCGAAGAGACCTCCGGGCTGCGGCAGATCACCACGATCCACCCGCGGTCCTACAATGACGCCAAGCTCATCGGTGAAAGCTTCCGTGACGGAATTCCCGTCATCATGAACGTCACTGATATGGGCGAAGCGGACGCTAAGCGCCTCGTAGACTTCTCCGCGGGACTCGTATTCGGTCTCCGCGGCAGCATCGAACGGGTTACGAACAAGGTCTTCCTGCTCTCCCCCTCGTACATTGAGGTCATCGGCGACGACAAGAAGGTCAGTGAGACCCAGGCCAGCTTTTTCAATCAAAGTTAGCCTTAAAGCTTAAAGCGGATGCCAGGCAGGTCACCTGCCTGGCATCTGTGCTGAAATAGACAAGAAACGTTGGCAGTGCACTGCGGTATCCGGAATGGACATGGAGATTTGAGTTAAGTCATGGGAATTGTTTTCGGACTTGTCTATATCGTCCTCCTGCTGTTCTTCGTGGCGCTGATCATCCGTCTGGTCTTCGACTGGGTCCAGATGTTCGCCAGGGAGTGGCGTCCCCGCGGCGTTGCCCTCGTGGCCGCCCACACCGTGTATTCCATGACCGATCCGCCGCTCAAGGGGCTCCGCAGGGTCATTCCTCCGCTGCGGCTCGGCGGCGTGACCCTGGACCTCGGTTTCCTGGTCCTTTTCATCGCGGTGAGCATCGCAATGGCCGTGACCAGGGGTTTCGCGTAATCTTCGACAAGACCTAGCGGACACGAGCGAAGTTCCTGGAACGAACTTACTCATGTGACGCGAAAGAAATCTCCGGTTTGACACCCAGTGTTGAATTAGAGGAACCAGACAAATTTTAGGTACCGTAGTTTTGACGGCCGGAAGGCCTACTGACTAACTAGACCAATGAGGTGACCAGATGGCTTTGACGCCAGAAGACGTTGTCAACAAGCGCTTTCAGCCGACCAAGTTCCGCGAAGGCTACGATCAGGATGAAGTTGACGACTTCCTGGACGAAATCGTTGTGGAACTTCGGCGCCTGAACCAGGAGAACGACGAACTCCGCAAGAAGCTTGCCGAGTCCGGTTCCGCCGTGCCGGCCAGCTCCGCTGCTGCCGCCCCTGTGGTTGAGAAGGTCCCCGCGCCCGTCAAGGAAGAAAAGGCTGAAGCTCCGGCGAAGGCCGAGGTCGTGGCGAAGGCGCCCGAGGCTGCCAAGAAGAAGGAAGCCGAGCCTGTGGCCGCCGCTGCAGCCGTTCCGGCTGCAGCCCCCGCCCCGGCCGCCGGAAGCAGCGTCTCCGCCGAGTCCGCTGCCGGCCTGCTCGCCATGGCGCAGCAGATGCACGACCGCCACGTCGCCGATGGCCAGTCCCAGAAGGACAAGATCATTGCTGAGGCCCAGATCGAGGCCAGCAGCCTCGTCAACGATGCCCAGGAGAAGTCCCGCAAGATCCTCGGCGCCCTGGAGCAGCAGCGCTCCGTCCTGGAGCGCAAGGTCGAGCAGCTCCGCGGCTTCGAACGCGATTACCGTTCACGCCTGAAGGCCTACATTGAAGGCCAGCTGCGCGATCTGGACGCCCGCGGTTCGGTCGCGGCCCCTGAGGTCGAAGCGAACTAGTCCGTCAAGCACGTATTCTGAAAGCCGGTGGCTGAGGATTCCTCGGCCGCCGGCTTTTGTGATTAACATCGGTTTTACAAATGAAAGCACCATGACTGACGATCTTGCCGCCGACGCCGCGCACCCGGTTCCCTCTACGCCCCGCCCAGGGAAGACGCTCCTCCTGTCCCTTTTCGCTGGCTTCGCAGTGTTCGCTTACGTCTTTGACCAGCTGACCAAAGTCTGGGTGACGTCCACCATGGTGGAGGGGGAGCGCATCGCCGTGCTGCCGCCGCTCCTGCACTGGTACTTCATTCGGAATTCCGGCGCGGCCTTCTCCATCGGCGAGAACGTGACCTGGGTGTTTTCCATCATCATGGCCGGGGTTTCCATCGCCATCCTGTTCCAGGTGCGCAAGCTGGGCTCGGCCTGGTGGGCCCTGGCGTTGGGCCTTCTGCTGGGTGGTGCCCTGGGCAACCTGACAGACCGGCTTTTCCGGGAACCCTCGTTTGGCATGGGCCATGTGGTGGACTTCATCCAGCTGCCTAATTTCGCGATCTTCAACATCGCCGATTCCGCGGTGGTCTCCGCCGTATCCATCATTTGTATCCTGACGTTGAGGGGCATCTCGCTGGACGGTACACGGCACGTGGCCGCCCCCAAGGAAAAGGCTGACGATGCCTGAGCGCGTGGTGGTGGCGGAGGAATTCGGCGGAACACGGGCCGACGCCGGGCTCGCCGGGCTGATGGGGATTTCCCGTTCCCTGGCGGCGACCCTCATTGCCGAAGGCAATGTGGTCAGCCGCGGCAAGAAGCTGGGCAAGTCCGCGCGCCTTGCCGCGGGTGATGTCCTGGAAGTGACGGTGCCTGAACGACGGGACCCGCTCGAAGTGGTGGAGGAAGTTGTGGAAGGCCTGAAGATCCTGCTCGACGACGACGACTTTGTTGTGGTGGACAAGCCCGTAGGGGTCGCCGCGCACCCTTCGCCCGGCTGGGTGGGACCCACGGTAGTGGGCGGGCTCGCCGGGGCGGGATACCGCATCTCGACGTCGGGGGCACCTGAGCGCGTGGGCATCGTCCACAGGCTCGACGTCGGGACGTCCGGTGTGATGGTGGTGGCCAAGACCGAGCGCGCCTATACGGCACTGAAGCGGGCCTTCAAGGAACGCACCGTGGACAAGGTCTACCACGCGGTGGTCCAGGGGCTGCCGGACCCCCTGGAAGGCACCATCGACGCGCCGATCGGCCGCCACCCCGGCCACGACTGGCGCTTCGCGGTGATCGAGGACGGCCGGCCGTCCATTACGCACTACGAAGTCCTGGAAGCCTTCGGCAAGGCAACCCTGGTGGAAGTGCACCTCGAGACAGGCCGCACGCATCAGATCCGCGTGCACTTTGCCGCCCTGCGCCACCCCTGCGCCGGCGACCTGACCTACGGGGCTGATCCCCGCCTGGCCGCAACCCTGGGCCTGACCCGCCAATGGCTGCATGCACGCCAGCTCGGCTTTGACCACCCTGTCACCGGCGAACGCGTGACCGTCACCAGCGAGTACCCGCAGGACCTTGCCTTCGCCCTGGAAGTCCTGGAGTCGGGCGAAGCCTAGCCGCATGCCTGTGGCCCTGAGGCAGGGCTCACAAAGGCATGGCCACTGCGTCCAGTGTCACTGCGTCGCTGGGCCGGCAGTCCGCAGCCAGCGCTTAGAATGGTCCGGTGACTTCCAGCAATGCCTCGTTCGTCCATCTCCACAACCACACCGAATACTCCATGCTGGACGGCGCCGCCCGTCTGGGGGAGCTCTTCGATGAGACCGAACGCCTCGGCATGCCGGCCCTCGCCACCACTGACCACGGCTACCTGTTCGGCGCCTTCGATTTCTGGAAACGCGCAACCGACCAGGGCATCAAACCGATCATCGGCGTCGAAGCCTATGTCACCCCGGGCACCGCGCGGACCGACAAAAGCCGTGTCCGCTGGGGCGAGGAACACCAGCGCAAGGACGATATCTCCGGTGGCGGTTCGTACACCCACATGACGCTGCTGAGTTACAACAACGCCGGCATGAGGAACCTCTTCCGGGCGTCCTCCATCGCCTCCCTGGATGCCGTGTTCGGGAAGTGGCCACGCCTGGACCGTGAGCTCCTCAACACGTACTCGGAAGGCCTGATCGCCACCACAGGCTGCCCGTCCGGTGAAGTCCAGACCCGCCTGCGCCTCGGCCAGTACAAGGAGGCAGTGGAAGCCGCCGCAGAGTTCCGTGACATTTTTGGCGCAGAAAACTATTTCTGCGAACTCATGGACCACGGGCTGGATATCGAACGCCGGGTCACCGGGGACCTG contains the following coding sequences:
- a CDS encoding RluA family pseudouridine synthase, with amino-acid sequence MPERVVVAEEFGGTRADAGLAGLMGISRSLAATLIAEGNVVSRGKKLGKSARLAAGDVLEVTVPERRDPLEVVEEVVEGLKILLDDDDFVVVDKPVGVAAHPSPGWVGPTVVGGLAGAGYRISTSGAPERVGIVHRLDVGTSGVMVVAKTERAYTALKRAFKERTVDKVYHAVVQGLPDPLEGTIDAPIGRHPGHDWRFAVIEDGRPSITHYEVLEAFGKATLVEVHLETGRTHQIRVHFAALRHPCAGDLTYGADPRLAATLGLTRQWLHARQLGFDHPVTGERVTVTSEYPQDLAFALEVLESGEA
- a CDS encoding YggS family pyridoxal phosphate-dependent enzyme; translation: MTERLLDPADRMSELAERLAAVQRRIDAAAAAAGRAGGPPTLIVVTKFHPAADIARLAALGVRDVGENRDQEASAKAAELADLGLNWHFVGQLQSKKAKSVAKYAHALHSVDRPGLVDGLQRAVAAEQDRTGREALRCFIQVSLDADAGAHRGGAAPDDVPHLADLLASAGALELAGVMAVAPLGGSPEAAFEKLAAISASLVARHPGATAISAGMSQDLEAAIRFGATHLRIGSDILGSRPAVG
- a CDS encoding polyphenol oxidase family protein — its product is MFLWRAEVSPGVSVAFTDTRAGNLALHVGDNAGDVLRRRRELEHAAGLATGSLRFMEQVHGTAVEVMESGTPAPTADAMVSRGLPLAVMVADCIPVVLVGEGPEGPVLAAVHAGRPGIANGILPAAVRRMQAEGATAIRAWLGPSICGSCYEVPAELRAQVARQVPSTSATTSWGTPALDLPAGARTQLERAGVVIEYAGPCTLENDSLYSYRRSSTTGRFAGLVWSHD
- a CDS encoding YggT family protein is translated as MGIVFGLVYIVLLLFFVALIIRLVFDWVQMFAREWRPRGVALVAAHTVYSMTDPPLKGLRRVIPPLRLGGVTLDLGFLVLFIAVSIAMAVTRGFA
- a CDS encoding DivIVA domain-containing protein — translated: MALTPEDVVNKRFQPTKFREGYDQDEVDDFLDEIVVELRRLNQENDELRKKLAESGSAVPASSAAAAPVVEKVPAPVKEEKAEAPAKAEVVAKAPEAAKKKEAEPVAAAAAVPAAAPAPAAGSSVSAESAAGLLAMAQQMHDRHVADGQSQKDKIIAEAQIEASSLVNDAQEKSRKILGALEQQRSVLERKVEQLRGFERDYRSRLKAYIEGQLRDLDARGSVAAPEVEAN
- the ftsZ gene encoding cell division protein FtsZ — translated: MAAPQNYLAVIKVVGIGGGGVNAVNRMIEVGLRGVEFIAINTDAQALLMSDADVKLDVGRELTRGLGAGANPEVGKQAAEDHADEIEEVIRGADMVFVTAGEGGGTGTGGAPVVARIARSLGALTIGVVTRPFTFEGRRRAGSAEAGIDALRDEVDTLIVIPNDRLLSISDRNVSVLDAFRSADQVLLSGVQGITDLITTPGLINLDFADVKSVMQGAGSALMGIGSARGEDRAVKAAELAIASPLLEASIDGAHGVLLSIQGGSDLGLFEINEAARLVQEVAHPEANIIFGAVIDDALGDEARVTVIAAGFDDVKATSPSMDQSQPQVAPQRPAAAPAPAQAPTSGGGSHQLNAQPVHAGVGSSGLSNWGQQRPSAVPADSGFDVDLPSVVEPDLSGNRSDDLDVPDFLK
- the lspA gene encoding signal peptidase II; its protein translation is MTDDLAADAAHPVPSTPRPGKTLLLSLFAGFAVFAYVFDQLTKVWVTSTMVEGERIAVLPPLLHWYFIRNSGAAFSIGENVTWVFSIIMAGVSIAILFQVRKLGSAWWALALGLLLGGALGNLTDRLFREPSFGMGHVVDFIQLPNFAIFNIADSAVVSAVSIICILTLRGISLDGTRHVAAPKEKADDA
- a CDS encoding cell division protein SepF, yielding MAGALRKTMIYLGLADGDEHYESEHTTTRKDEDESMEADREERRAPAPVREVSRESSDAPEEEYRAPVTPIKRAASSREETSGLRQITTIHPRSYNDAKLIGESFRDGIPVIMNVTDMGEADAKRLVDFSAGLVFGLRGSIERVTNKVFLLSPSYIEVIGDDKKVSETQASFFNQS